A section of the Oncorhynchus gorbuscha isolate QuinsamMale2020 ecotype Even-year linkage group LG06, OgorEven_v1.0, whole genome shotgun sequence genome encodes:
- the psmg4 gene encoding proteasome assembly chaperone 4, with protein sequence MRWLKCLNNGLVSLSSYKHRFNMNIAESGADAITVHDFSEKILEQTVHFHVIKLNGGFFLWVGSNPVLSNLAVSMESKFDSMPLSTLVLGDPSDTTPNSLAQRLTKRTKKQVYVSYCLPMTDSNLSLLVENRIKKEMEVHPDKF encoded by the exons ATGAGGTGGTTGAAATGTTTGAATAATGGTCTGGTATCATTGTCTTCATATAAACATCGATTCAATATGAACATAGCAGAAAGTGGAGCAGATGCCATTACAGTGCACGATTTCTCCGAGAAGATCCTCGAGCAAACGGTTCACTTTCACGTCATAAAACTCAATGGAGGATTTTTCCTTTGGGTGGGCTCGAACCCCGTCTTGTCCAACTTGGCTGTTTCAATGGAAAGTAAATTT gatTCGATGCCGCTGTCTACGTTAGTCCTGGGGGACCCGTCGGACACCACTCCAAATTCACTGGCGCAGAGACTGA CTAAAAGGACTAAGAAACAGGTGTATGTGAGCTACTGCCTGCCCATGACTGACTCCAACCTGTCTCTGCTGGTCGAGAACAGGATAAAGAAAGAGATGGAAGTTCACCCTGACAAgttttaa